From Pararhodobacter zhoushanensis, the proteins below share one genomic window:
- a CDS encoding tellurite resistance TerB family protein, translated as MIDVFKSLFRSDAAARAEVSPQIAVAALLVDAARADGVYAPDESDAVAALLAAIFSLTPAEARALRAQGEVAQGDAPDIVRFTRVIKFALEEDQRIQLIEALWSVVLVDHQRDPNEDALLRRLPPLIAVSDHDSAAARQRVLARHSA; from the coding sequence ATGATCGACGTGTTCAAATCCCTCTTTCGTTCCGACGCCGCCGCCCGCGCCGAGGTGTCGCCGCAGATCGCCGTGGCTGCTCTGCTTGTTGATGCGGCGCGCGCCGACGGGGTCTATGCCCCCGACGAAAGCGACGCCGTCGCCGCGCTGCTGGCGGCGATCTTTTCGCTGACCCCGGCCGAGGCCCGCGCGCTGCGCGCGCAAGGCGAGGTCGCGCAGGGCGATGCGCCCGATATTGTGCGCTTCACCCGCGTGATCAAATTCGCGCTGGAAGAAGATCAGCGCATCCAGCTGATCGAGGCGCTGTGGAGCGTGGTTCTGGTCGATCACCAGCGCGATCCGAACGAGGACGCGTTGCTGCGTCGGCTGCCGCCGCTGATCGCGGTGTCCGACCACGACAGCGCGGCGGCGCGCCAGCGGGTTCTGGCACGGCACAGCGCGTAA